Genomic window (Equus asinus isolate D_3611 breed Donkey chromosome 8, EquAss-T2T_v2, whole genome shotgun sequence):
TGAGTCATGAAGAAAGGATTACCTTACCTAAAAGGAGTTTCACTAGAGAGGTACTTAGTCTTCTTGGAATTGATTCTTTTACCAGCTGTTTTGCTTTCCAACTTTTTATCATGAAGTCTTTCATACATACGAGAGAATATGTGTAGACatgtatacaatttttaaaaatcttcaatatCCAGGTACCCCCTTTAAAAAAGCAGAACATCACCAGTACCTTTGAGACTCTCTCCCACCAGAAGGTGATTGTTTTACTACTTTAGCATGAATAAGGAGATTTTAAGCTTAGAAGGTATTAACACtcagatttaaagaaaatgtttttttttttttttttaaagattggcacctgagctaacaactgttgccactcttctttgtccccccccccccccgcgcttATTCTCCCCTAGTcccctcagtacgtagttgtgtatttttagttgtgggtcctcctagttgtggcatgtggggcgccgcctcaacatggcctaatgagcggtgccatgtccgcgcccaggatccgaaccagtgaaaccctgggctgccaaaggcggagcacacgaacttaaccacttggccacggggcagcccctaaagaaaatgttttatctaTGGTTTATACATGAAAGTGAGAATGCTTTTAaccaaaaggagagagaggttcATTGTTGTTAGCTAAGAAAAGCCAGTTACCAGTTAGTCATCCAGGCCCTGCTACTCAGTGTACCATGGACCATAGACATGTGAGAAGGAGAAGCATGGGTCTAATGTGTTTGAAGGGGCTTGGAAAACTCTTAGTATGTAAACTTTAAAAGGGGAGTTGATGGGTGCTATTTACAGTCTTGATCAAGGAATAAACTGTGAAATGATTTAGAAATGATGAATTGTCCTACTCTTATGTTTCATATTTCTTTGGGGAATGGGGCCTAACCTAAAGGGCAAGCATATCTGACCTGTCATCATGGTTTCATCTCTACAGTGGAACTCATATGTAATTTGCAGGGGATTTTGATAAATACATGAGTTGAGAACATGGGGTGGAAGGCTTTGAATTTATGTCAGGAATGTGGCCTGAGAGATTGATTTTTATGTCACATTCAGGGAAATATGTGCATGTACTGAGTCAGAACGTAAACCCCAAGGTCGCGATAGCAATATAGTGGTGGAGAAAGTATAAGCTACCTTCCATCTTTATGAGATTTGTACACACCCCCCTCACCTGGGGAGAGTTGATAGTGGAAAAGTCCTCTCTGGCTCCTTTAACCCAGTTATCTAGACCAGGAATCAGCAAACTTTCAGTGtagggccagatagtaagtattttaagcTTTGTGGTCCGTAcagtctgtcacaactactcagttATGTCCTTATAGtgcaaaagcagtcatagataATACGTAAGTGAATGGGCTTAGCTGTTTTCTAACaaacattatttacaaaactATGTGGTAGGCCCTGTGGCCTACAGGCCGTAGTTTGTGGAACCTTAGGCTAGACTCACAGGTAGTTTTTGTAGAGTGTACTGGAGCTAAGAAtggttattacatttttaaagggttgtgtaagaataggaaaaatatacAACAGAGGCCATATGTAGCCCTCAGAGGCTCAAACGTGCACTGGCCCTtcaagtttgccaacctctggagGGCGTCACCACCAAAAGCTCCTGGTCTCTGCTTGTGGAAACCAGCTCTGTGCCCTGTGAGCTGTGGGGAAGTTGGGGAACGGAGCGTTTGGACCTTTGGGCCTCTAGTCGTTTTCTGATGCAGAACCAAAATATATAAGCATGTCTTCCACAAAATCTTTCAACTTCACAGGCGTAGTCTTCAGGTTGTTGTGCATCACCTCCTTGCCTGTTCTCCTGAGTCTTAGCAGACGCGCTCCTTCCTTTGAGTGCTCCTTGACCCCTCACCTTCTGTCGTGATACACATTAATTCCACTTTGTGCTCTCGTTTTGccttccagtctctgcttctaCTCAATTGGCAGTCTATTGAGAGCAGGTACTGGTTTTAATTAATTGTTTGTCCCTCACGTTCTTGGTACATAGTAAGGCCAGTGGATACCTGGGTAAATGGATTACTAGTGTTAATCCCCACTGAAGCTATAGTAGTGTCCTGACAGTCTGTGTTGTAGAACTAactgctttttccttttcactgTACAAACAGTAAAATACCCTTGGATGGGGTCTGAGATGAACCAGTTGTACTCTTAGTAAAGTATCTGAGACTTATGTACTACAACCCAAACTTTTCACAGACTCTCTATGGCCCTTGAAATAGGAACAGAGGTGTACTTTAAAGGGGGTGGGGAGCTAATTGGATGCTCGGTGCTAGTCAGGAACTGTCGTGAACATTTCACACACGTTGTGACGTGACTACTCATACACCTGAAAGGTACAGGGTTTATCCTTGAGGTTGACTAGCTTAGAGGTTATGGCAAGGACTCTGGGACCATACTGCTTGAGTGCAAATCTAACTCCTGCtttggcttcctcatctgtaaagtggggataataacagcatctacctcacaggattgctgtgaggattaaataatttaatgtctgcacacagtgcctggcacatgtcaTAAGTGTCAGCTATTACTGTTGCTCCTACTActcctgctctctcttttttAGATATATTGATATTAAGCAGTTTTCCCCTTAGTTATCAGGTTGTTAATAAGGTCTTTGAGGTTTTAAATCAAGCTCTAGATCACCATGGTATTCTGACTATTGTGAAGTTAGTCATTTACATTGACAAGATGTAAGTTTTGCCAAATTATGAAGACTACCTTTTGTAAAGTAGTGTGGCAGTATGTATCAAGGGCTGTGAACATGTTCCTATTCTTTAATCTGGGAATCCAGGCTCTACAAAAAATCTAACATAGGGAAAATATGCTCAAAAGAATTTGTGACATTGGTGATTAAataggaggaagaaaaaccacatatCCAGAAAGACAGGGATGCTTCATTGCAGCCGGCTCACAGAATGAAATGTTGGCTGGCTGTAAAAGTGATCGTGAAGACCAGTGATGTGAGGAGATGCCTGTGGTGTGATGTTAGGCAGAAAAACTGCCGCAGGCATACACAAAACTCTCTTTTAAGAAAGCTATAAACTCGACTcttgggaggggagaaggagggaagaagaattGTAGTTACGTTAGGGTAGGCActatgggatttttttctctcgttttcctttttttttttttttgctgaatgtTGTAATCTGGTGACACTTTataaaggaaactttaaaatacttcaacGTAGGAAAACCTGTCCTTACATGAAATAACTCTTTAGATCATTTTTtgggtgaaagaaagaaagagaatggccATGAGCtaattaaagataaaacaaattgGAAACCATAGTCAGTGGGAAGGCATATCCTATCCTGGCATACTCCCTCGGGACTGCTCTAGGACTGAGCGGACCCTGGTGATGGTCCTGCAGGCTGTCACCTCCTGAAGAGTCGCAGGCTCTTTGGATGAAGCCCATGGTTTGTTAATCTGCTGTAGATTCTATGCTTCAGAAAAGTTGGAGGGGGGGGAAGGCTAATGGTAAAATAGTTTTTTCCAAAACTTGGTGTATTTGCAACTTTTCAGAACATTTCTTAGGTGAAGAGAGACCTCTATACTTCTTTTGCAGAAGTGTTATTCAGATGAGGTGTTGCTGGAGAGCAGGGGCTGTGCTTTATAACTGACTCCGGGAGCGCATCCTACAGCGTACAAGGCAAAAACATGTTGAATCTGTGAGCGCAACAAAGGGTGTGGTGGTGTCTGTGGACTGATGCTTAGATGAATGCTCTTGCCTGTGAGTTTTGCAATGAAAACTTTCACGTTTTCATTTTGGTGCTCAGATGTGATTCCTGTACAAGATGCAATAtgggtcttaattttttttttttaacttggcaaGTGTATGAACCCTTTTCTGGTTTGTATATTTTGAGGGACACAGACAGAGGCCTTTGTCATCTCTCTGGGTGCACAAGGAGCTTTCCTGTGCAGGGTGCATGCCATAGATTAGGACCAGGAGGAAGAGGGTGTGGTGGAACGTAGCTACTGAACTtattccagattttaaaaataaattcagaccAGGTATCTCTGTGTGTAAACAAAAGGTTCCTATAAGAGAgatatggggtgtgtgtgtgtgtgtgtgtgtgtatgtgtatgtgtatacactcGACATGtgatttaaaaaggcaaattgaGGATATTAACTTCTCTTGCAACACAAACAACAGAAAGTAAAACAGCGTGACAGAACCTTCTTAATTGAGAATATGGAGGGAAATAATTTGTTATAGAGGAGAATGGtttattaaaaagtttgaaaCACTCGTGTTATAGagtaagatttttctcttaattttctttctctcttaaggTATCCGAGCCCACCAATGGGATCTGTATCAGCACCCAGCCTGCCTACAGCAGAAGAAAATCTGGAATATGTACGGACTCTCTATGATTTTCCTGGGAATGATGCCGAAGACCTGCCCTTTAAGAAGGGTGAGATCCTGGTGATAATAGAGAAGCCTGAAGAACAGTGGTGGAGTGCCCGGAACAAAGATGGCCGGGTTGGGATGATTCCCGTCCCTTATGTTGAAAAGCTCGTGAGATCCTCACCACACGGAAAGCATGGAAATAGGAATTCCAACAGTTACGGGATCCCAGAACCTGCTCATGCATATGCTCAACCTCAGACCACAACTCCTCTACCTGCAGTTTCCACTACTCCTGGGGCAGCGATCAACCCTTTGCCATCCACACAGAATGGACCTGTCTTTGCAAAAGCAATCCAGAAACGAGTACCCTGTGCTTATGACAAGACTGCCTTGGCATTAGAGGTAAAATCCACTAAGGCTAGTGTTTTGGGTCCTTTGACATTCGGTTTTCgtttttagttttaatgtttCTGCAAAGTAATGACTCCTCATTTAAGGTTATATTCATGGGAATAAGAGAACTGGGTGATTTTGGAAGATCCACCGTGAGTGTTccgcatgattttttttttgtcttttcctattcctttttttttttttcttgaggaagattagccctgagctaacatctgctgccaagcctcctctttttgctgaggaagactggcgctgagctaacattcatgcccatcttcctctactttactttACTTTTTACTTTACTCTACTTTACttttccatcttcctttactttatatgtgggacgcctgccacagcccgGCTCAacaatgcataggtctgcacccgggatccgaactggcaaaccctgggccgccaaagcagaatgtgcaaacttaaccgctgcgccaccaggctgcccctcctattccttttttctcccaaattctcAGCCTGCATGCTCTTTTCTGTTCCCAGAGCCTCATAAAGTTAGTCTCACAGTAGTTGGTTTTCTTTccaataaggaaagaaaggttAAGACACCCATGATCTAGAGATAGACTCAACATACCGACACATAGCCACTTGTATAGTTCCATGTTTCTAACACTGTGATCAGTTGaggagaaatataaataaatgtcttaGAATTCCTCTTCAGCTAGGCAGAGGAATACTAATTAAAATATCTCAGACTTTACTTACTAGAGATTTTGTAAATTATAGTAGCATGAAATAGAACTTGAACATTTTAATTGCCAAGTCATGTTCTTCTAACTAAACATTAGCTACCTTTTCAAAAAAAGACTCTTGGAAAGCTTAGCATATTATGGTGGCTTGCCAAAATACAAAGGAGTCCTGAAGACCAATGTTGATGCACCTTTTGGGAGGGGTAAAGCTGTGTATCACAGAAGGTAGAAGTTTGGTGAGACCTCTGTTAAGTCCAGAGTGACCACCCCGTGGTGGGcctggggagagaaaggacagaaggatctgaaaaataaagtagatttaaaaattttatatttttagagcagtCCCATATATTTTTTGTGGTGGTGTTTTTTACTGAGGTAGTGCCTAAATCTTGTATCAGAACATGGGATTTGGTGCCAGATTCCCAGCTCTTGCATTTATTGATACCTTGTGAACCACAAACTACAATGTAAGTAAATATCATTATAATATGATTACAGTTGAATACTCTTTCTTAGTATTTTCAAATTGCACGTATGTCAGAGAAACAGATTAAGTTAGTGATTGTTCTCTGTGTATTCACCCCAGGGTCAAAGTAGGACAGGTTTGGGTGACAGCCCGGGTACATGGCAGAAGGATAAAGCCTGTTGCTTCCAAAAAGCAAAACTTAACCTACAAAACAGCCTGCCCACAGATGAAAGCTAGtgataatttttgtgtgtgtgtttccattgTTTATCCTCAGTTTTCTCTGGGCCAGCAGTAATATCTGAGTGAACTGCACCTGAAGATTTGTTTCAGAGTCCGTGGTTACTTCCCCCTCTCGTGTTGGCTGTAAGGAAAGAGTGAGCATCTGAGGCTAGTAGTAGGGACCAGGGTCTGAGGAGAGTCTGGGTGCTTTCATACTTCCAGGGGAAGATCAGGGaagaaaccagaagaagctgctTCCACGAACCAAGCCTGGCTGAGGAGGCCTTCCGGCTTTTTCATTCCACACACACCTGCCCCTGCATAGGCACATGTCTCTGGCCTAGTTCACACCTCAGTGTTCTAAAATAGCATGGAGTGTTCTGGGCTCCAAATACCTTTCAGTTTGCATAGTGGTTTCAGCCTTTTGAGGCATTTTCACATCTGTGGTCTCATCATAGGAAGAGGGTGTTAGGATTCAGAGTTTGTGTGACTTGCGTGTGTTAAGCAGCTGATTGTCTACACACCAGGGTGAGAACCTTGGGGGTTGAGGTTCCCAGTCAGAATTCCAAGCTCCATAAAGGAAGTCagcggggctggctccgtggctgagtggctaagttcgcgccctcctctttggcggcccaggattttgctggttcgaatcctcactgcggacatggcaccactcatcaagccatgctgaggtggcatcccacatgccacaactagaaggacccacaactaaaatatacaactatgtactgaatGGCtttgggataaaaaggaaaaagtaaaatctttggtaaaaaaaaaaggaagtcaggAACTGGGTTCTTATCCAAGCTAGGGTTTAAAGCTTCACTCCATTTAGGATGCTTACCTGTCAACCTCTGTCTAAGACGTGCTATTTAGAAACCCCTATCTCTGGGTGTTCCTTGGAGTGTACACAGGGAGTTATAGAGAGGAACACCAGGTACCGTAGAGGGGATCACTTAGAGCTTGGTGAGTGGATATGTAGGTAGATGCCTTAAACCAGGATGAGGAGAAAGCCTGGTTAATGATGCATATTTTAAGATGACCCGGGTATCTGGCCATTGCGCAGCTCTCCTAGTCTCTCAGACCCCAGAGAGAGGCCTCCACACCTGAGCCTCCTCATGACACTTATCCAGCCATGTAAGCCTGGTCAAAGGCTCGCTTTGGTGCTTCACCAAGAGAGTGTTAGTGGGACCCGAGAAATAGACCTTTGCCAAATTCCACTTAATGGTATGTCTCCTTCTGTATGTTTAAATGAGACTTTCAGCTGTAGAAGtacatatttttatgaattatGTTACTTTCTAAAACTTAGAATAGTGGTGCCTGTCTGATCTTGTTAAAAACAACTCTCTTGGGACTGCTGCAATTAGGTTACCAGGAgaagtataaaaattaaaatgagaaaggtGAGACAAGTAGGACAAA
Coding sequences:
- the CRKL gene encoding crk-like protein translates to MSSARFDSSDRSAWYMGPVSRQEAQTRLQGQRHGMFLVRDSSTCPGDYVLSVSENSRVSHYIINSLPNRRFKIGDQEFDHLPALLEFYKIHYLDTTTLIEPAPRYPSPPMGSVSAPSLPTAEENLEYVRTLYDFPGNDAEDLPFKKGEILVIIEKPEEQWWSARNKDGRVGMIPVPYVEKLVRSSPHGKHGNRNSNSYGIPEPAHAYAQPQTTTPLPAVSTTPGAAINPLPSTQNGPVFAKAIQKRVPCAYDKTALALEVGDIVKVTRMNINGQWEGEVNGRKGLFPFTHVKIIDPQNPDENE